One segment of Schistocerca cancellata isolate TAMUIC-IGC-003103 chromosome 2, iqSchCanc2.1, whole genome shotgun sequence DNA contains the following:
- the LOC126161493 gene encoding protein quiver-like, translated as MAKIFQCCALLVLLGLLVEPSTGIKCWECRSDTDPKCADPFDNSTVPITDCKQEPDLPHLKGIRPKMCRKIRQKVNGEWRYFRSCAYVGEVGIAGDERFCLMRTGTYNIFMEYCTCDSKDGCNSATSYQPHHMLLCFGICISVVQHLVCFFKAFR; from the exons ATGGCGAAAATTTTTCAGTGCTGTGCGCTTCTTGTGCTGCTAGGATTACTTGTGGAGCCCA GCACTGGCATTAAATGTTGGGAATGTCGTTCTGATACTGATCCAAAATGTGCAGATCCTTTTGATAATAGCACTGTTCCCATAACAGACTGCAAGCAAGAACCAGATCTTCCACATTTAAAGGGTATTAGGCCAAAAATGTGCAGGAAGATAAGGCAGAAAG TTAATGGGGAATGGAGATACTTCCGTAGTTGTGCTTATGTAGGAGAAGTTGGAATTGCTGGAGATGAGCGCTTCTGTCTGATGCGTACTGGGACATACAATATTTTCATGGAATATTGTACATGTGATAGCAAAGATGGATGCAATTCAGCAACTTCTTATCAGCCACACCATATGCTGCTTTGCTTTGGTATTTGTATTAGTGTAGTACAGCATCTTGTGTGTTTCTTTAAGGCATTCCGATAA